In the Malania oleifera isolate guangnan ecotype guangnan chromosome 1, ASM2987363v1, whole genome shotgun sequence genome, one interval contains:
- the LOC131143449 gene encoding uncharacterized protein LOC131143449: MTFNPLAIILKENKLVRPNYIDWKRKLDIVLVVEEYKYVLVEVCPQKPGEGATNEETQAYRKWIKVDEMARCYILASMLNTTMKELMNTTMAKGTPIKDHVLKMIGRLIKLKILEAEIDGETQLQEVESLIRKPTIALVTEKASSSRLKGRKK, translated from the exons ATGACTTTCAATCCCCTTGCtattattctcaaagaaaacaaactagttagacctaattatattgactggAAAAGGAAGTTAGATATTGTACTGGTTGTAGAGGAGTACAAGTACGTGCTTGTAGAGGTATGTCCACAGAAACCTGGTGAAGGGGCAACCAATGAGGAAACCCAGGCTTACAGAAAGTGGATTAAGGTTGATGAGATGGCGCGATGctacattttggcatctatgttGAAT ACTACTATgaaggaacttatgaatactactatGGCAAAAGGGACCCCAATAAAGGATCATGTTCTGAAGATGATTGGTCGTCTCATTAAGTTAAAGATCCTTGAAGCTGAAATCGATGGGGAAACCCAG CTTCAAGAAGTTGAGAGCCTCATCAGGAAGCCAACTATTGCTCTTGTCACCGAGAAAGCTTCTTCTTCTAGGCTAAAAGGCCGAAAGAAGTAG